The nucleotide window ATAAAGGAAACCAGAGGCCAGTTTCATAAGGAGTGGCTTCATGGACTTGCGGTGCTCACCTTAGGTGCTATTTATTGAAGTCATTGAGCCACAACTGAAGCAAGGCACAAGATTAAAGCATTGATGGCATCACTCAGGTGCATCTTTAACAACACTGAATGCAACCGGTACTTGAAATAGGACTCAAATTAAGAACATGGATCGTAAACTGAAATAAGACACCAAGGGCTGTCTGCATTAACAactgaaaataaagatgaaaaTTATCCTGTTGAAGATAAATGACTCCCGTTGTTCTCAACCTAAACTCATTTAAGATCCATCTTAAACCAAACTGTTTTATCCTTTCCTATCAATAATGAATTCCTAGATATTTCTGTTTTTTGCCCCAGATTCCGTTTGCTCTCAGCAGTCCTTATAAGCCCTATATTGGAGTGTCAACATGTATCAACTTTTGTTAATGCAGACATGAAATGTACATTATAGATTTGCCTTAAAGACCAAATCTGATGATATTTATAAGTTCTAATCAAACCAAACATTTCTTTGGCAGTCCTGTTCTCAAATTCAAACATAATTCATAAAACATCTGGTATATCTATTATGCAAGAGGTACAATCTAATAAAGTGTTTCATATAAGACCATGTTTACTTGAATAAGGTGGTTGATCAATCTGAACCATGTTTCAAAGTTTTTCTGTGTCATTGCATTCCATTCTTCCTTGTTTCTACAAAACGGAATCTTGAAACTTCAAATATAGTAttataagaaaatatatcatatataacCAGCCCCTGTTGGCTTCTTTCCATCCTACAAGGACACCTCCTGGAGTGTCCTATGATTGACACTAGAAGAAAATCCGACTAACTGAAAATCACATTGTTATCTGTGGAgggtgttcttttttttttttctcttcttttcttttccgttTGAGAAGCCTAGTGGTTTTACTACAGTTATTCTGACATAAAAGATATATGTTCAAGTGTCGTGTTATTATTGCATCAGATATATTATTTTTCACCATTTCTTTGGAAACTGTTGCTTTTAATGGTTTCTTTCTCGTAGCTCATGTTGATAACTGCAGATAGATGTCTTCCCCTTTCTGCCTTGTTGCTTGTCTGGTACTTTATGAATTTAGATAAAGATTGTGCAGATGCAGCAGTCCTCATCTCAGAAGCCACAGGAACATCTTCAGCAGCAACAACAGTTAGAGCAAGTAATAAAGAACCACTTTTGCAACTCCCTTATTTTATGTTTTCAACTATCTCATCATCAAATGACCTCAACCAATCCGTTTGTGTTCTTTCTGTTTTTTGGAGTGATGAAAATATATTTTCTGACAATTCTTAACTGTGATATCCAGAACAATAGGAAAAGGAAACAACCTTCTTCATCTGGGGCTGCCAACAGTACTGGCACTGGAAACACTCTGGGTCATTCTCCCAACTCTCCTTCATCAACACCATTTACCCATACAATTGGTGATAGGGTGGGGATGGCTGGAAACTTGCACCATGTTAGCAGTATGCCAAAAAGTTCAATGATGTATGGTGCTGATGGACCAGGGCTTGCTTCGTCTTCAAATCAGATGGTATCAatttcaattttctttctctttttctttctttttgatctTAAAGTTATAAGAGGAATCTATTGCAATTAACCCCATGTTGGTTTAAAATTTTGTATAGGATGATCTGGAGAACTTTGGGGATGTTGCTTCTTTGGAAGATAATGTAGAGTCATTTTTATCGCATGTTGACGGAGATGCAAGGGACATATTTGCTGCATTAAAAAAAGGCCCTTCTGATCAAAATCAAGGGTCTTCAAAAGGTATACATGACAGTGCTGTTTGTTTTATActacaaaaatgatcctgaatatGCTTAAACTTTCTGTCCAGGTTTTACATTCACTGAAGTCAATTGTATTCGCACAAGTAACAGTAAGGTTGTCTGCTGTCATTTTTCTTCTGATGGGAAATTCTTGGCCAGTGCTGGACATGAGATGAAGGTATTAAGCATTGGTATTGGAACTAGTTGAACTCATGCAGCATTTATTTGAGAATTCTGGATGCCAAATTGGTgcaatgatatattattattctcAAAAGGTTAACTGCTAAAAGAGGGATTCCctagtatcaagttttagagattcATTAAGCTACAACTGAAACATAGTTTGTTATTGCCACTGGTCTTTTTTATTGTGCATTAGTTGTAAAAAGGAACCAAGATATTATGGGTGTATCTTGAGGTACATCTTTTTTGCTCTTATATTGAAGCACGAGTGGTCATTAAGAGCTAAGACATAAGCATTTTCCTTAGAGCCTTCCACTGGCTTTATATTAATGGTAAATAATTTCATTCTCTAGTTTGTAGAACATGTTTGACCAGTTAGATGTTAAAATTCCTGTACCTGCTGATTGTCATTCTGTTTTTGTGCTTGCAAGTATGGTTCTATGTTTTGCTTGGACCAGTACATGCCAGTCCAGTCTGGCCTGTTGTGTTGGCGTCATGGACTAGTCACGTGCCTCCCAACACTGCATAGTCTCCTCTTAGAAAAAGTTTCATGGCACATGCTGGCGTATCATCTGTTAGTACACTAGCATGTACATGTATTAGACCCATTCCGGTCCAACCTGGGACCAACACAGGTTCAGTACTCATAACATCAAACCATGCTTGCAAGTATTTCTGCCATTTGAATTTATGGTTACTAACTTGCGTTAAGGTTTCTTTATGTAATTTATGTTGATTGCAGTATTGAACTAGTGAAATTTGTCTTATTTAACAATTTATTTGTCATCTTGTAGGCTGTTCTATGGAACATGGATACTTATAAAACAGAGAGTACTCCGGAAGAGCATAGTCTTATCATTACCGATGTTCGTTTTATGCCAAACTCAACTCGACTGGCAACTTCATCTTTTGATCGGCATGTGAAACTCTGGGATGCAACACAAGTAAGGATCTATTCTTTCTGGACTTTAAGCCTTGGCTTGTATCTTTGTTTCATGTGTCCTCTGTTTCATCTTGGGTTTTTATTATATTTAGCTACAACTTTCATCTATGATTTTGTAGCATATACAGAAACCTAGCTGTTCTTTTATGATATCATCCTTGAAACGGGTTTTGCTTCAGGTGCTTTTTGGACAAAACCTAAGCCATGTCTTGTCACTTTTCCCTTTTATTTAGGCTCTTCAAGTTTAATGTTGCAGCTTGGGCTTTTGTAATGAACTTTATTTTGACTGTATTTTTCTTGACTATTATTTTGGATTACAGTATGGCCAACTCTAATATGTGACAATGGCTTCGATTATGATGCAGCTTTGAGGTCTATAGCCTAAAAACTTTTCTCTGATAATTAAGAAGTGGGTAACAGTTAATGCTATATTAACCAAGTTATGATGTACTTATAGTTGGTATCTGGGCAGTCAAGATACTGTATGCTGCATATGTTGTACGTGGAAGCATATGGCACTGTCTGTGGGGGTCAATTGAATATCCAAATTCATATTTGATTCAACATGCAtaaagaaatatatacaatcaatctTTATGTATCCACTAAACAATAAAAATCTATACAATGGCATTTTTGCTCTTTTAAGAACTTACAATAGTGATAAATCATAGGAACTGTGTATTTCGAAGTGATTAATGTTGTGTTATCATGTACCATTTGTAATGTCATCCAGATAGTAGTAATTGTCATGACAGCACTAAAGAAGAAATCCCTGGATTTTATTTTCTCAACTTATTTTTTCTAATGTTGTCTTGTATTTTTTATTTGTCCAAACTAGCTCCTAAGTTTGTCTAAACTGTACCAGTTTGTTCTGCACACTTGATGGTCCTttgcttttttctctttttacttGCTTTTTCTAAGCATAATTCTCAGTGATAAATCTTCTTTAGAAAGTTTCATTGGTTTGAGCTACCCAATGCATATCTTATTCCTTGTACAAAATCTGCTTCAAGCCAGATTGATTATAAGCTACCTTAACATTATACCTAAATGTTCCGTCTTACCACATTTTTCATTTGATCCTCATATATGTCTGCTTTGTTTGTTGTGAGAGATCTCATTGTTTTGATGTTAGCATACTGATAGAAATTAGAATTAGAGTTCCATTCATGTGATCCTGCCCAATGGAAAACAGAAATAAGACAAAATTGGAGcaccttttcttttcattcaacAATCTTATACGAAGTAGCTGATTTTTGCGACCATCTTCATCTCTTTGTAGCCAAATTATTGTTTGCACACTTTTTCGGGGCACAATTCGCAAGTGACATCCCTGGATTTTCATCCAAAGAAGACAGATCTAATGTGCTCTTGTGATGGTAATGGTGAAATTCGATTGTGGGATGTCAGTCAGTACACACTCTCACGTGTTTCGAAGGTTCatatttataattcttttcctgtGTTGTGCTTTATATAAATGTCTATTTTTATAGTGGATGGTACTTGTGTACACTTCAGGGTGGTACAGTACAAGTTAGGTTCCAGCCTAATGTTGGACAACTTCTGGCAGCAGCTGCGGAAAATGTGGTGTCAATTTTTGATGTGGAAACAGATAGAAAGAAACACACATGGCAGGTGTTCTTCTACCAGAGATTAgtagattttagcattgttatGACTTTTATTGAAATGCCAAACTCAAGAATATTGATCTCTGTTGTTTCTGATAACCATCATCTCTGTTTATTTGCAGCTTCACAAAAAGGATGTGCAATCTGTTTGCTGGGACAACACTGGAGAACTCCTGGCATCTGTTAGTCAGGATTGTGTAAAGGTGTGGTCGTTAGCAAAAGGCGAGTGCATTCATGAGCTAAGTTCCAACGGGAACAAGTTCCATTCTTGCATTTTTCATCCAAGCTATGCGAATCTCTTGGTTATCGGCGGGTATCAGGTAGTGGTCTATTTCTCCAACCATTCTTGACAATTCGTTTGTGTTCATGCATTATAGAAGCAAGTGATCTGTTATACAATCGTATCTGACACAGCTTTCTCATCGATCATTGTAGCACTTTGCAGAACTCAAGTCAAAATCTCCTCAATTCTACTACTGATTGTTATTAAATTGCTTAGTATCTGTTGGTTTACAGCCTCCTGTTCTCCTCGTTGACTAGGATCGATCACCATTTACCTGATAACTCATATAGGATTTGAGAGTCGATTTATATCTTGTTTGTGGTGTCCTCTTCTTCATTCACTGACATGCGAACTAACTGCAGACTTTGGTGCTGTGGAACATGGGAGAGAACCAAACCATGTCAGTCCAAGCGCACGAGGGTTTGATTGCAGCACTGGCAGAGTCACCAGCCGCAGGAATGGTAGCGTCTGCGAGCCACGACAAGTCTGTCAAGTTGTGGAAGTAGGTAATAAAGCATTAGATCGTTACGCCGTCGATTGCAGAAGAAGCAGAAAGGGAACAAATAACGCACGTTACATTTTATTTGGTTGGTCGGTTTGGTTTGGTTTCAGGGGAATAAAATTAGCTTCAGGTGTTTGTGATGGTGTGCTGTAGTAAATGTATGTGACTGGAAGCATTGATATGTCTTGCTTCCAATTTAAGGGTTCTGTCAGACTCTTTGGACGCATGGGAATCGGAGAACAGTTGTTTCATAaccatcttcttctttttattattattattattattattattggtatcTCTTGTTCCATAATCTATAGCGATAAACGACATTAGTTCATCCATTGTAAgaaactaatattattttgatgagtctatTAATGTAATAAGATGAGTCTTTTATTACTTTGATGTTAGAAGATGAGTACGTTTAGGAATGGATCATACAAAAAAATTTATGTCGAGATGTATAGGTTTCTGTGATGCTTAAATCAGTATGGGTTTTGGATAATTTGGAGTGAAGTTTAGGACTCTCAGTTAAATGTCGAAAACGGTTATGTTGGTTAAATGTCCGAAAACGATTATGTGCTTCCTTCTTCCTTAcaccatagatatgattatggtgtCAAACTCGAAAAACATGCTTCTTCCTTCTACCATAGATATGATCATATAGTGTCAAACTGGAAAAACATGCTTCTTCCTTCTACCATAGATATGTGCTTCCTTCGTCCTTCGACCATAGATATGATAATAGTAGTTTAGTCAATTTCTTGCATGACCGACACTGCTAGACTAAACCAGTGGCCACGTCATCTAAATGGCAATAAGTTGTCAGCCGCTTGGTGGTGGTGCGGTGTCGGCCGAACAGAGACGAGGTATCGGGCTATGTGGTGGTAAGGTGCAGCAGTCTTGCTCGTGACATCATATCCTCGTATTGTTTGACCCTCATCATGTCTCGATGAATTCATGTTCGGCAGCGTGATTCAACTTATGTTAGACTCCGAATTTAACCACTTAGTGATTGGAATAACGCTTTATGCCTATCCATTTATGTTATCATCAGTGCTTTGAGTCGATTTGATCGTATTATCATCCGAATAATACTTTAGGTTAACTTGGCCGCATTACTATTCGAATAATGCTTGGTCATTTCGATCGTGCTATCATTGAAATATGCTTCTAAACCAATTGGCTCGTGTTAATGTTAGGAGATGCTTTTGGGCCAATTCAGCTTATGTTGTTGTTTGAAGATGCTTCTAGGTTGATTCGGCTTGTGTCGTTATCGGGGGATGCTTCTATATCGATTCGGATGCATCATTATCGAAGAACTTTTTATGACCTAATTCAATCATATCATTGTAGAATGACGCTTCTTGGTCAATTTGATCGTATCGTTATAGAGGGATGCTTTATGATCGGATTTAACTGTATCGTCGTcaagaaaaatattatgatcgTGTTCGATCACATTAATGCATGACACTTCTTGGCTGATTTGATCATGTTATTCTAGACGGATGCTTTATGTCCAGGTTGGGTGCGTCATTGTAGAAGGACGTTTCATGATCAGGTTTAGTCGTATCGTTATAGAATGTCACTTCATGCACGAATGATCATGTCATCATCGAGGGACACTTTATAACCAGGTTTAATcgcattgttgttgttattgtaaaaTGATGCTTCTTGGCTAATTCGACCATGTCATTATAGAGGGATACTTCATAGTCATATTTGATTGCATCATCATCTAAGAACGTTTATGGTTGGGTTTAGTTGCATTGTTGTAGAAGGATGCTGCTTCATAGCCAAGTTTGGTCGTGTCATCATCAAGGGATACTTTATGATCAAGTTCAACTGTGTTGTTgtagaatgatattttttttattgactcGATCTCGTCTCTATAGAGGGGCACTTCATGATCGGGTTTGACGATGTCATCATCTAAGGATGCGTTATGGTCGGGTTTAGTTGAGTAGAGCATTCTTCTTGGCCAATTCGGCCATGTCATTGTCGAGAGTTACATCTTTGGGCAATTTGACTAGATTGGTATAAAGAGTTATCTTTTCAAGTGATTTAATCATGTAAATGTCAGAAGACACCTATTTAGGTGGTTCAATCGTGCTAAAGTCTAGAGTCACCTATTTAAATAATTTGATCATATTGGTGTCGAGATTCATTTCTTTAGACGATTCGATCACGTTAGTATTAAAAATTATCATTTCAAGCAATTCGATCATTTCAAAAAGGTTAGGAGCCACCTTTTTTTTGATAAGAATTATCATTTCAAGCAATTCGACCGCGTTGAAATTATCATTTTAAGTAATTTGACCTTGCTAGTGATAAGAATTACCTCTTAAGACGATTCAATAAATTTAGTGTCAAGAGCCAATCTTTTAAActagtaaaaaaattattgacGTGAGTTTTATCTCGTTAGATATTTTGATCATGTTGGAATCGAAAGACACCTCTTCAAACGATCCAACCATATTGGTGTCGACCATTGAACAGACTCTACCGCGTGAAGCCACCTCTTCGGGCAACTAAATTACGAGTGTCACATTGGGATATCTCAAATTATAGTCGCACGTGGTGACGAAATGGGTGTAAGTTGCAATGGAACCGCAAAGAACTTACTCCTCCGAGAATACCGCCGGTTTTCACAACCACGAAGTGGAAACCCCGTGAACCTGTCGAAACACGCCATTTGGCAAAACCTGCGAATGACACTTGGCGGTTCACGTTAGTTATTGGCGACGAGGGTATCATTGACGCGCAACAACCTCCTCATGCGTTCCTCCCCCCTATAAATACCTCCTCCTCTTCATCATCACCTCCGCACCACCACAAACAAGAAAGCAACAGAATGGCGAGCATCGTCCTCACCGGCGCCATCGCCAGGTTCGTCCCACTCGGATCGGCCATCGCCGGGGGAAGTCCGAGGAGCTCGCGGTTTCTGGTCACCCTTCTCAGGTGCGAGAAAAGTAGTATCCGTTCTGTCTCGTTCGTGTTTATGACTGCGGGGACGGGCTGAAATGAGGAGTTGATGTGTGTGTGTGGCAAAGGGGAATATGGGAGAGGACGCGCCAACGGAGGAGGAGGTGACTTCGGGGCAGGCGAACATGGCGACGGAGAGCCGAGGCATCGCCAGTGCTGCAGCCAGTCAGGTACATTAGTAAATACATCTTCTCGGTTTGGTGTCTCGACTTATATGATTCTTGGATCAACAATAGAGTTGTATAAGTCAGGTGGCAGACATCGGGGACAAAGCATCCCGTGTGGCCCGAGATGCATGGGGATCCGCCAAAGGAACCACCGAGGAGGCGGCGGACTGACTTCGTCTCTAGCAAGGCTCAACAGGCGAAGGAGAGCATCAAAGACAACGTGAATGATTTTAAATGACAAAGCAGGATAACGAAATTGAAAGAGAGGACAGTGAAAATAATGATCGTAAACAAGTAACGATGATGAACAGAATTAAATATTTCATCTTTGAAAACATAGATATCTAAATGTAATTTTCTCAGatgtaaaaattaaaattatgccAATTGATCTGAAAACTATCGATAACAAAATAACTGTCTATGTAATATaagcaataatatattttttagactGCAATATTGTGACTGAGAGTGTTGTAAGTTCTAACCTAGTTGACCATAAATGGTCAGACGCAGCAAAGCAaaccattttcattaaaagaaattGCAGCATGACAATCAAATTAACATCCACTACAAACAAGAAAGACTGTAAATAAACTTCAAATCTGCGCATTGATAGTAACAACAGCGTCGAATTCATGAAAGACAGAAACCACACTGCAGAATGGGCAGGTAAAACATTGTTTAATGAAATGCATCAGACGATGAACATAAATTACTTGACATCATTTAAGTACAACAAAGTTGGAAAACAAGAAAGGAGTGGATCACACTAGAAACTTTGTTCTTTGATTGAACActacatttttcttcttttttttttttgcttttttttaatgatatagATGCATCCATAACATAATGCAGGTAACACCCTCAaatggggggggaggggtgagctGGTTTCTACTGACCATTTCatcaagcaaaaaaaaagaacaaatggAACTACTTAAGCGTGGTACTGAGGATATCACACACTTCTCACCGAAATGGAATGAATATGAATCTCTAGATACACATATCGATACCTGTGTTAATTTACCTAACATTCCGGATATACAGCACTTGGTTTGCTATTCGAAACCATCCAATAGTTGCTGATCTTCTGTACCTCTGGTGGATTGCTTTCTGTTGGTACCTCGCTTGCTCTTGCCCTTCTTGGCCTTCATCCGGCGCTTCTTTTCAGTGGCATCAATCCAAGTATAATCTGAGGGTATATGAAAAGGATCGATCTCATCTTTGCAGCTTCGCCCTTCACTGCTATCACTAGACTGCCCACCTCGGCTTCGTTTCACCCATGAATACCATGAACCTGATCCCTCTGTTTCTTTGGCTTTGCTTTCCTGGAAATGAGTTGGGCTGGAAAGTGGAGTCGAAAATTCATCAGATTGCTGGAGCTCTTCAAACTTTGTAAAGGTGATGAGAACCCGAATGGTAGGAACGATGGGAATGGCTAACTGAAattgttataaaaaatattaagttgATGATTGAGAAAGTCAAAACATCATAGATGCAGTATTGAATTGTGAAATTTTGCCCATGAAAATTTGCCATTTTAATCTTTAAATACATCATAGATGCAGCAATGGACTGAAAATTAATGGCTACTTCAATATCCAATTGACTGTTTCCATTCCGTGACCACAAGACAAAGATTTGACAAAATACATGTTATGTCATATTCCATGATCCACAGAGGTGCACCTTGCATCAGAAACAGAAAGGACATAATAAGAGAAATATTATTAGGATAAGCTTTATAAAACATGTCATTGCATGTTAAACTTTCATTAGAGATTCATCCACTAAAGTATTTCACCATTGCAGATCTATAACGAAAAACCTTGGTGACAATTTTTATGATTGACCACTCCATGAGCCCTTCAACAGCACTCACTGCTCCAAAAGGAAAGGCCTTTAAACTTAATAAACTGCTATAGAAACAAAAGCAACAACCACAACAATTCGTGGTGGTGTGAGGAGATAATCTGTTCTTACTATAAACATATCACATCATCTAGCTAAGGGACAAAGACCCAAAAGATTGCACATGACTGAGATCAGCTGAGCACATGAGGGATAAGACAACAAAAAATGAGACAATAAATCACAAGACTAGATTAAAGGCAAATCATATATGTGGAAATTCATGACAGATCATACTGGGAATTTGGTCTACCACGGTTAATGCTTTGAAATTCTCTTGGATTAACTAACTATTTATGTGAACATAAACTGAATTTCAAAGGCTGCAGAAGATATAttacaaaagatttatttgatttAAGTTCAATCCATAATGTCCAGATCATTGCAAAAAACTCATCACATGCACCTTAAGGGTAAAAATGGCTAGTAGAAAGCCATCAGAAAAGTTTATGATGACACATGATCAAACAAAACAAGTATATTCTCAACAAAATTGCACATTTGCTTCTCAAATTTTCCAACCTGGAGAAATTATATAGAAGTGTCAAGACAGAAATGGTACTTAGCTGGTTCCAACAGTGAAATTAAGGAAAGAAAGATTTACACTTAAAAAGAACTATTGTGAATTTGCACCTAATCCAACTGAACCAAATTTCACAAAACATTGTCATTTACGAGGAACATAtctgaagaaaacaaaaagaaaagagacTTTATTACCACCAGAGAAATTCTCAAGCTGGAGAAGTGGAAGAAAACAAAATTTTGCTGAGGGAACCCATTCCTCCTTTAGAATAAATATTTTCCTTTTACCAAATAAAACGTCACAATTTCACCAATAAAATGAAAGAAACTATACATTTAGACATGGAGATTGGAGAAGCATTTGAGACAAAACAGTGATTGATAAGGTTGCAGGACATGCACATACCACTGAAACAATAACAAAGCAGTTATAAGACTCGTCTAGTAGGGCCTTTGACCAAACTTAGACTGCTACACTTCCTAATGAAACTGGGATTCTGTAGAACAGTAGAAGTCAGAAGAATCCACCCCAATTAACAAGAATAACACAAAGCTGCAGCAGAATTTGAGATGATCTTTTCACTGAGAACCATTAAAATTGCACAACCAAGATTAAAGCTGAATTCCTCAATAAGGATAACTTAAAACCTTTCGTTAATGGCCAGGTAATGAGAAGTTCAGGATGTCTGACATGGAAAATAAGTACAATATGTCTGAACCATACTTCAGTAGATAATGTGCAGCTAAAAGAAGCATTATCAGCATTACCTGTAAATAGatctatgaataaaaaaaaacaaaaacacaaaTGCATAAACTATGGCAGCATAACTAGCAAAGCAGGTTTTCCAGTAGAATTAGCAAATACAACTTTTAACAGACAAAAGAGTGAAACCACTAGAGAAGGAAGGCTTACTCTTCGATTTCAAGCAAGTAGAAAGAGTAGTGGTCATactgacaaaaaaataattagaaaaattataaagaaaaaatTAGAATAGAGTATACATTTGTCGGTTTACCTTGACAGGAAATGTGCCTTGCGGGAGCTTTGTGGTCAAGAGTTCCCTCAGCCTCCTCACAGCTTTGACCTTGTTTGCTAAGATATCGAGTAAAGGAAGAAGCTCATCTGTTTTCAAAGGGAAGTCTGGAGTCAACCACAAAACTGGTCTCACACCCTTCTTGAACTCACTTTCATGTTTATTAGACTCATTTCCGGTCTTCTTCTTACTGCCTTTTTCTTTCCCCTTCTTGATATCTCCCATCTCCTTTGCTGATTCAGATTTATGATGACCATTCTCTGGGCACAACTTCACGTGTTTATTCTTTACATCATCTGCATCCTCACCTCCAGTGTTCTTGGAAGTCCTTTTACTGCTCCAGCCAAACCAGCTTGTCCTCTCTTTGGTTACACCATTGGATTCAGAGTTCTCAACACCTTCCAATGCCCCACTATTCCCCTCAGATTCATCTAAGCCCTGTGAATTATCCATCCTAAGCGCTGAATCTAACTGCATCCTCTCCTCGGGTGTCAATACATCATCAAGCTCCCCATCAAGATCCCCACCATTGGCTATCCTTTCATCATTGTCGACGGTGAATAACTCCTCATCAGTCATAGCACCAGGAACCCTTCTTGATTTCACACTCACCATTACATTTAGCATATCATAGACTTTAGTTTTCCAATTCCCGACCATTTCAGCCCTCTCCTGACGTCGCCAATTCAAGTGAGGAACAAGCTCAGCTTGCGTAACGTCGATACCTGGCCTGTACATATTAGTCTGAGACATCAAAGCAACCTCGTGAGCCACCTCTGCTTCTGTGGGCTTGGCTCCAGCTCCTTCGAGTGCATTTGTGATCTCCTTCTCCTTGTGAGCAAGCACGATTAGAGACCCAGGAGGCAGTGGTGGATGCACATCCTCAGCCGGAGCACCCTGACCAAGAAACAGGAATGTCTGGTCAGAACGCTGGATTCTGAAGCCATCAAATCCGGCCAGCGTCATGTCAGCTCTAAGGTTTGGACCCCGCTTCCATATTCGATAAGTATCAGATGGTGCAATCCTGCTGATGAATGGGATCACTGAGCTTTCGAAGTGGAAGGTGATCTCCATGTAGAAATCCAGGATCCTCTCGATGGAAGAAACAATGCGAGGGAGGCGGCGGCACCACTTGGCCCAAGCGAGGGGCTGGTAGTGGCGGGCGATGATCATAGCGATTGCATCCTCACGGGTGCAAACAGCCTCCTGCAACGCCGACCATCCATGCTCATTCTGAAGGGACCAATCGGCGCCAGCCGACATGAGGATCTCCGCAGAGATGGGGTCGCGCATCCGGACAGCAAGGTGGAGGGGGGTTTCCCGGTGCGGAACGTCACGCCGATCGATGACGGCGGAGACGGCATCAGCCATGAGCTCGCCGGCGAGGGACTCCTCCTCAGTGGTGACCTCCCCAGCCTTGGGGAGGCGCGGGAGCGCCGCGACCATCCGCCGGAGGCCTGCATGATCTCTTCGTGCTACGGCGAGGTGGGCTGGACTGTGGGCGTACTTGGAGAGATCCTCCATCCCAAAATTCCGCAATTCCTCCCTCTCTCCCTTAGAACCATAAGCTGCTCATCTAGCGGAACAAACGCATAAACCACAAACCATACAAAAGGCTCAgcaaaaaagagaaacaaaatcaTGTCCATACATGGAGAAAGCAACCATGGAAACCCTACCTCAAAAGCGAGCACAGGTCGAAACATGCTTTACCTCTTCCATTCGCCGGAAACCACCGTTCGGCCCCAAAGAGAAGACTGTATCGCCGA belongs to Musa acuminata AAA Group cultivar baxijiao chromosome BXJ1-11, Cavendish_Baxijiao_AAA, whole genome shotgun sequence and includes:
- the LOC135597028 gene encoding transcriptional corepressor LEUNIG_HOMOLOG-like isoform X2 is translated as MAQSNWEADKMLDVYIYDYLMKRNLQTTAKAFMAEGKVAADPVAIDAPGGFLFEWWSVFWDIFIARTNDKHSEVAAAYIEAQQIKAREHQQQLQMQQLQLMQQRHAQLQRNNPTHPSLMSPVNAVNSDGILGPSTASVLAAKMYEERMKHPHSMDTETSSQLLDPNRMALPKSATTHAGQLIQGNPGSISATLQQIQARNQQTADIKMEGNLNMPQRTLPMDPSSIYGQGLIQSKSALNVAGLNQGVSGFPLKGWPLTGIDQLRPNLGPQVQKPVISAPAQFQLMSPQQQQQFLAQAQVQGNLGSSSSSGDMDPQRFRTLPRGSLSGKEGQPTGTDGSIGSLIQSTSPKIRQDQAEYIMKMQQSSSQKPQEHLQQQQQLEQNNRKRKQPSSSGAANSTGTGNTLGHSPNSPSSTPFTHTIGDRVGMAGNLHHVSSMPKSSMMYGADGPGLASSSNQMDDLENFGDVASLEDNVESFLSHVDGDARDIFAALKKGPSDQNQGSSKGFTFTEVNCIRTSNSKVVCCHFSSDGKFLASAGHEMKAVLWNMDTYKTESTPEEHSLIITDVRFMPNSTRLATSSFDRHVKLWDATQPNYCLHTFSGHNSQVTSLDFHPKKTDLMCSCDGNGEIRLWDVSQYTLSRVSKGGTVQVRFQPNVGQLLAAAAENVVSIFDVETDRKKHTWQLHKKDVQSVCWDNTGELLASVSQDCVKVWSLAKGECIHELSSNGNKFHSCIFHPSYANLLVIGGYQTLVLWNMGENQTMSVQAHEGLIAALAESPAAGMVASASHDKSVKLWK
- the LOC135597028 gene encoding transcriptional corepressor LEUNIG_HOMOLOG-like isoform X1 produces the protein MAQSNWEADKMLDVYIYDYLMKRNLQTTAKAFMAEGKVAADPVAIDAPGGFLFEWWSVFWDIFIARTNDKHSEVAAAYIEAQQIKAREHQQQLQMQQLQLMQQRHAQLQRNNPTHPSLMSPVNAVNSDGILGPSTASVLAAKMYEERMKHPHSMDTETSSQLLDPNRMALPKSATTHAGQLIQGNPGSISATLQQIQARNQQTADIKMEGNLNMPQRTLPMDPSSIYGQGLIQSKSALNVAGLNQGVSGFPLKGWPLTGIDQLRPNLGPQVQKPVISAPAQFQLMSPQQQQQFLAQAQVQGNLGSSSSSGDMDPQRFRTLPRGSLSGKEGQPTGTDGSIGSLIQSTSPKIRQDQAEYIMKIVQMQQSSSQKPQEHLQQQQQLEQNNRKRKQPSSSGAANSTGTGNTLGHSPNSPSSTPFTHTIGDRVGMAGNLHHVSSMPKSSMMYGADGPGLASSSNQMDDLENFGDVASLEDNVESFLSHVDGDARDIFAALKKGPSDQNQGSSKGFTFTEVNCIRTSNSKVVCCHFSSDGKFLASAGHEMKAVLWNMDTYKTESTPEEHSLIITDVRFMPNSTRLATSSFDRHVKLWDATQPNYCLHTFSGHNSQVTSLDFHPKKTDLMCSCDGNGEIRLWDVSQYTLSRVSKGGTVQVRFQPNVGQLLAAAAENVVSIFDVETDRKKHTWQLHKKDVQSVCWDNTGELLASVSQDCVKVWSLAKGECIHELSSNGNKFHSCIFHPSYANLLVIGGYQTLVLWNMGENQTMSVQAHEGLIAALAESPAAGMVASASHDKSVKLWK